In the genome of Roseiconus lacunae, the window CTTACTCAGCTACACCAAGTACGGCCGATCTGCCAAGCAACTCACTGATGTTGATCTTACAGAGGTGCTACGTGTCGCGACGACGGACCTTTCCGCGGTAATCGAAAGTTCTAATGCGTCCGTCCAATTTGATGAATTACCAGCAGTGACCGGTGATCCGACCGGACTAAGCCAATTGTTCCAGAACTTGATCGGCAATGGAATCAAGTACAACCACTCGCCACGCCCTTCGATCGTCATTCAATCGGAACACGTCGATGATCGAATCAACGTCACGGTAATCGACAACGGAATCGGAATCGATGAACAGTATCTCGATGATGTCTTTCGACCGCTTTGCCGGCTGCATACCGAGGAAGAATATGAGGGCTCCGGTTTAGGGCTTTCCACCGCCCAGCGGATCGCACATCAACACGACGCGACCATTACCATCGAATCGAAACTCGGCGAAGGCACCGCTGTCTGCCTTTCATTCCCGGCCGGCCCCAAACGTTAGAGTATCTTGCCTCCGAACACCGTGTCGCCCAAAACACTTACGCCAAGCCCTACTGGCCGAAAGCGCCTAAATGTGAGGCCGCGGCCAGCGTCGTCGACCGACAAGTTGCACATCTTCAATTTTTGCGGTGTTCTTTCATTGCCCGCCCGAACCGGTCCATCCGATTTGACTTCTCCGGAAGCCAGGAAATCGTTGCCCGCCAAAGCCCCCGGACCTACAATAGCGTCTGATCTAAACATGTGTGTGCCCGCATTGTCTTGTCGTTGAATCCGATTGTTGTCGATTCGACAAACCTGGTCTGGCTTTCTTGGTCTGGCTTTTCACTATCGTAGTCTCTGATGAATCTTGACCTATCAAAGACGGACTCGAACCGTCTAAGCCAAATCAAGACAAACTGGACGGCGATGTTCGACGCGACAGAGCGGCCCGATAATGCGTCCGAAATTCAACGTGAGTTACTGCTGCGATATGCGGGCCCGGCGTACCGCTACCTCCTTGCCATGGTCCGAGATGTAGACATCGCCGACGACCTCGCCCAAGAATTTGCCTTTCGATTTATTCGAGGCGACTTTCAAAATGCGACCCCAGATCGAGGCCGCTTTCGCGACTACCTAAAACGCTCGCTCGTGAACCTCGTCAACGATCACTTTCGCAGGCAGCGGCAACGCCCCGTCCCCATCGGTCAAGCCGCGTTAAATGCGAAAGAACCATCGTACGCCTCGGATGTCGATGCGGAATTCGACCAAGATTGGCGTCGCGAACTTCTTGCCAGAACCTGGTCCGCTATGGATACGGCCGACAACGTTTCTCGGACCTGCTACTCCGTTGTCCTGAAAATACGCGCCCAACACCCCACCCAGAATTCGAAGTCTTTGGCAATGCTTGCCAGCGAATCATTGCAGCGTGATGTGAGTGCGACTTGGCTTAGACAAACGCTCAAACGTGCGCGTGCCCGCTTCGGTGAATTGATGCGAACCGAAGTCCGCAACACATTACTCGCCGCCTCAGATGAACAAGTTGAAGTCGAACTTCAAACACTGGGACTTCAAAAGTACACGAATTCCTGAACCAAGTGAGATTGACCGTTCCTGTTTTGTTTTAAGCGGTTGAACACGAATCCTTCGTGTTCAACTGCTTGGCCACGGTGATTGCACAGAAACCGTGGCTAACGCCAATCGGTTAATCCTAGTATTGAACTGGTACGAGACACTAGATTCCCA includes:
- a CDS encoding RNA polymerase sigma factor translates to MNLDLSKTDSNRLSQIKTNWTAMFDATERPDNASEIQRELLLRYAGPAYRYLLAMVRDVDIADDLAQEFAFRFIRGDFQNATPDRGRFRDYLKRSLVNLVNDHFRRQRQRPVPIGQAALNAKEPSYASDVDAEFDQDWRRELLARTWSAMDTADNVSRTCYSVVLKIRAQHPTQNSKSLAMLASESLQRDVSATWLRQTLKRARARFGELMRTEVRNTLLAASDEQVEVELQTLGLQKYTNS